The DNA segment AGCAGGAACTCAGGGTACGCGGAGCTATCGGGCCCTTCTTCGTATGGCTGTCCCGCTTGCATTCAGCTCAGGTCGCCTGTCTAATTTTTTTGGCCTGTGGTGACATGCCACTGTTTATACGGTCGAGTGCGTATACAAAAGCAATGCCCATACGGTACAGCAACCCGGCATCGGGTGTGCTGACAGGAATCAAGTCTCAGTTTGCTGATACAGGCAAGCCTATAAAAAATGCCTGTGCCTCTGGGATATTTTCCCATTGGCCAAGGAAGGATTTCCGGATTTTCCAAGCTGGAATAGTTCCCATTTTCATTGTCAAAATGCCCGGCACCCGCAGATTGAGGGCGCATTCCATGGGGTATGTTAGAATCGCGCCCGCAAATCCAGATCGCTGGAGACAGGTGCCACTTGAGCGCCTGAATTTGTACTTCAACCCTGGCCAGCCCGGGGCTACAGGACCAGCAGTATCCCCACCCCCCGGGTTCCTGGGTGGGAAAGCATGGGCACAGAGCCTGCCCCCACTGCCGTGTGGCCAAAGCGCAGCAGGGTTTTTCCGGTCATCCACGAATGGCAGCAGTCGAGACAGACAGCCGTATGCTCAACAATTTGATTACTCGTATGAAGCGCTGGCGCAAGCCGGCCAAGCAAGGCCCCAGGGTCATCACCCGCAACAACCACAATATCTCACGGCAAAACATCAGCCGTGCAGCACTGACCGTTATGAAGCGCCTGCAGGACGCGGGTTACCAAGCCTTTATTGTCGGCGGCGGGGTGCGTGACCTGATTCTCGGCGGCCACCCCAAGGACTTTGACATCGCCACAGATGCCACCCCGGAGCAGGCCAAGGTACTGTTTCGGGGCGCACGTATTGTGGGGCGGCGTTTCCGTATCCTGCATGCCCGTATTGGTCGCGAAGTCATAGAAGTGACCACTTTCCGCGGTCACCACACAGATGGTGAAGAGCACAATGCCCGGCAATCGGAGCACGGGATGCTGCTGCGAGACAATGTGTACGGAGATTTGGAAAGCGATGCCAAGCGCCGGGACTTTACCGTCAATGCCCTCTACTACACCACCAATGGCTTCGCCATCCACGATTACACCGGTGGTGTAGAGGATATTGACAGGCGCCTGATCCGCATGATTGGCACACCAGTTACGCGCTATAAGGAAGACCCGGTGCGCATGCTGCGCGCGGTGCGCTTCGCCGCCAAACTGGACTTCAGCATAGAAAATAAAACTGCGGCCCCCCTGAAGGAGCTGGCACCACTACTGCGCAATATCGCCCCCGCCCGCCTCTTCGACGAAATGCTCAAACTGCTGATGAGCGGCCAGGGTGAAAGTACCTTTGAACTGTTGCAACGCTACGAATTGTGGCCGCATCTG comes from the Microbulbifer sp. MI-G genome and includes:
- the pcnB gene encoding polynucleotide adenylyltransferase PcnB, whose product is MGKHGHRACPHCRVAKAQQGFSGHPRMAAVETDSRMLNNLITRMKRWRKPAKQGPRVITRNNHNISRQNISRAALTVMKRLQDAGYQAFIVGGGVRDLILGGHPKDFDIATDATPEQAKVLFRGARIVGRRFRILHARIGREVIEVTTFRGHHTDGEEHNARQSEHGMLLRDNVYGDLESDAKRRDFTVNALYYTTNGFAIHDYTGGVEDIDRRLIRMIGTPVTRYKEDPVRMLRAVRFAAKLDFSIENKTAAPLKELAPLLRNIAPARLFDEMLKLLMSGQGESTFELLQRYELWPHLFPDNAVQLGNSPTALALTRQALRNTDQRICADMRVTPAFLYAALLWPAVNAEQQKLVEKGTPPVPALIQAAQKITSAQLAHTAIPKRFSIPMREIWDLQYRLPQRSGSRALRMMEHPRFRAAYDFLLLREECGEIEAGLGQWWTQFQQADDEQRQQMVRKLQRSGGSRHRGRGSRGGRHRKPRTTG